One Candidatus Alcyoniella australis genomic window, GGCGCGAGCCCCTTGTGCGGATGACGGCCCATCAGCACCACCTGCTCCACGCTGAACGGGTATTGTGTGCCCAACTGCTGGGGGATCAACGCCATGCTGCGCGCCACCTGCCGCCGCGAGTATTGATCCAGCTCTTTGCCGTCGATCTCGACCCGTCCTTGCTGCGGCTTGAGCAGTCCGCCGAGCAGCTTGAGCAGCGTGCTCTTGCCCGAGCCGTTGGGACCGACGATGCCCACGAACGAGCCGGAGCGTACATCGAGAGTCAGCCCGTCGAGCACGGGCTTTTCGGAATAGCTGAAAACCGCATCGTGAATCGCGATGCCGCTCATCGCACGCCGCCCGCACCGGATAGCGCCTCGCCGCTGGCCGGATCGAGATTGATCTGGGGATGCAGCAGACCGGCGATCACCAGCGCCAGCTCGCCCACGCGCGGACCGGCCACGCTCACGCCCTGGGCGCTGAGCTGGTGTACCCGGTCGTTCTTCACCGCGCTTAAAGGCCCCAGTGTGGCCCATAGCTCGCGCTCCTGTTGCGGGTCAGCAGCGCTGGGGTCGGTCATCAGCACCACGATCACCTGCGGATCGGCGACGATGATCGTCTCCTTGTTGATCCGTGGAAACTTCGGCGCTACCGGGGCGACAATGTTCTGCGCTCCGGCAATGACCGCCAGTTCGCTGATGAAGCTGCCGGGCGCGGCCGCGTACACGTCTTGCAGCGTTCCCGGCGAGTGGCCCACGCACAGTAGGGCCCTGGTCTGCGGCAAATCGGCGACAAGGCCGTGCACGTGCTCGAGCTCTCCGCGAATCCGCTCGCTCAATTGCTTGCCGCGTTGTGGTTCGCCCAGCGCCTCGGCAATGGCGTCGATGGAGCCGTAGAGCTCGGGCATGGTTTCCGAGCCCACGGCCAGGCTGCGAATCTTCAGCACGGCGAGCTTGTCCGGTGCCTCGTAGTCCGAGATCAGATGGATCACCAGGTCCGGCTCGAGCAGAGTGATCGCCTCGTAGTCAGTGTTGAACAAACTGCCGACCCGCGGAAGTCCGATAGCTTGCGGAGGATACGTGGAAAAATCGCAGACCCCCACAACGCGCTCGCCCAATCCCAGGGCAAAGAGGATCTCGGTCACGCCCGGGGAAAGCGAGACGATGCGTAGCGCAGGCGCACCCTTCTCCGGCTCCGTCGGCTCGCTCTGGCGCGGGCAGGAGGCTGATAGCGCCAGCAGCGAGACCGCACAAACCGCGATCAACGCAAGCCTGATTCGGGGGCTGAACATCGCGCCCTGATTAACAGATGCGCATCGGCCGCGCAAGACACGGACTTCCGTATCGGGCCGCGCCGTGCAATCATCCCCTCGATGAAGAGCA contains:
- a CDS encoding helical backbone metal receptor, coding for MFSPRIRLALIAVCAVSLLALSASCPRQSEPTEPEKGAPALRIVSLSPGVTEILFALGLGERVVGVCDFSTYPPQAIGLPRVGSLFNTDYEAITLLEPDLVIHLISDYEAPDKLAVLKIRSLAVGSETMPELYGSIDAIAEALGEPQRGKQLSERIRGELEHVHGLVADLPQTRALLCVGHSPGTLQDVYAAAPGSFISELAVIAGAQNIVAPVAPKFPRINKETIIVADPQVIVVLMTDPSAADPQQERELWATLGPLSAVKNDRVHQLSAQGVSVAGPRVGELALVIAGLLHPQINLDPASGEALSGAGGVR